ACGGAGCAAACAACCTCCCAACGCGCCAACTCCGTGGGCTCCAGTTTCGGCGGCGGTAGTTTCGGAGCTCCCGAGTGAGGGTCCTCTTCGCAGGAACGCCCGCTGTGGCTGTGCCGTCGTTGGATGCCTTGGTTAAGGCTGGCTTCCAGATCGTTGCGGTCCTCACCCGGCCTGATGCGCCCGTGGGCCGCAAGCGCGTTCTGACGCCTTCGCCGGTTGCTGCACGAGCCATGGAACTTGGTATCGAGGTCATTCGAGCGGCAAAGGTCGACGCGGAAACCACACAGAGAATCGCGGAATTCGCTCCCGACGTCGCCGCAATCGTTGCTTACGGCGGCATTGTTCCCAAGGCCGCGCTGGGTGTACCCACCCACGGCTGGGTCAACCTGCACTTCTCGCTCCTCCCTGCATGGCGCGGTGCGGCGCCCGTGCAAAGATCCATCATCGCGGGCGATGACGTCACCGGGGCGGCTACTTTCCAGCTTGAAGAAGGCCTGGATACCGGGCCTGTATTTGGCACACTCACAGAAACAGTTCGTCCTGAAGATACCGCGGGTGATCTGCTCGAGCGCCTGTCCATCAGTGGCGCGGTACTGCTGAGCCAGACCCTTTCCGCCATTGATACCGGGCAGGCTGCTCCTCAGCCGCAGACCGGGGAGATCTCCCTCGCCCCCAAGCTGACGCTCGACGACGGTCGTCTCGACTGGCAGCAGCCGGCCCTTGCCTTGAACCGCCGGGTGCGAGGAGTTACCCCTGAACCCGGAGCATGGACAACCTTGGACGGCCAGAGGGTCAAACTTGAACCCGTGACTCTCCGGCCCGATATCAAGGATCTTCCGCCGGGGAGCATCAAGGTGGACGGCAAGTCGGTTCTGGTAGGTACCGGTTCCCATGCAGTGGAGCTTGGCCGGATCCAACCGGCCGGTAAGAAAATGATGTCGCCTGCCGATTGGGCGCGCGGCCTGGCAACACCCGAGAGAGTGGTATTCGAATGAGCGAGTCCGGCCGGCGAGGCCCCAACAACAGCGGGAGCCGGGACGGCGGCGGGGCGGGCAACCGGGACTCACAGGGTAACCGTGGCGCCCGCAGCGAAAGCAAACGCAACGCGCAGGGCCGGGAACGGAACAGGGGACCGCAAAGGGGTTTTACCAATAACGCTCCTTCGCAACGCACACGTCGCGCTGATCCAGCCCGGCTCGTGGCCTTTGAAGTTCTTCGGGCGGTTGCCTCCGAAGACGCCTATGCAAACTTGGTGCTGCCGGCACGTATCCGCGAGCACCGCCTGGACCGGCGCGATGCTGGCTTCGCCACTGAATTGAGCTACGGGGCTTTGCGCGGGCAGGGTACCTACGATGCCATCCTGGCCCGTTGCGTGGACCGTCCCTTGGAGCAACTGGATCCGGCCATCCTGGATGCGCTGCGAATCGGCGCCCACCAGCTGCTCTCCATGCGTGTTCCGGCGCACGCAGCGCTGGATCAGACCGTCGGCCTGGCACGCGCCGTCATCGGAGCCGGACCATCGGCCCTCATCAACGCCGTACTTCGCAAGGTCACTGCCCACACCATGGGCGAGTGGCTGGAGATCGTGCTGGATGACGAATCCGACGAGACCAAAATTGCTGCCCTGCGCCACGCCCACCCGGAATGGATTGTCCGTGCACTCCGCCAATCCCTGGTGAACCACGGTCGCCCCAAATCCGAGATTGATGCGCTCTTGGAGGCCGATAACGCGGCCCCGGTGGTTAACCTGGTGGCGTTGCCCGGTCTTGGAAACCTGGATGAGGCTTTCGATCATGGAGCTACTGCAGGTGAGCTGGTGGAAGATTCAGCTCTTTCAGCCGGCGGGGACTTGGGCCGTTTTGAATCGGTCCGCCGCGGTACTACGCGCGTCCAGGACGTGGGATCCCAGCTGGTTGCCCGTGCTTTGGCTGGAGTTGAGCTGGGCAATTCTCCTGCACAGAGTGAACGGTGGTTGGACTTGTGCGCGGGGCCCGGTGGCAAGGCTGCGCTCCTTGCTGCCTTGGCGCACCGCGACGGCGCTACCCTCCTGGCCAATGAGCCGGCACCGCACCGGGCCAAACTTGTTCAGCAGGCACTCTCGGCTGTGCCGCATGAGGCGTGGACAGTGCGGACCGGCGACGGCCGCGAAGTGGGTGCGGAGCAGCCCGAAACTTTTGACCGCGTGTTGGTGGACGTACCTTGCAGTGGACTTGGTGCCCTGCGAAGGCGGCCGGAATCCCGGTGGCGCCGCTCTCCCGCGGACATCGGTGACCTGGGTCCGTTGCAGCGTGACCTGTTGAAGTCCGCGCTTGATGCCGTCAGGCCCGGTGGCGTGGTGGCGTATGTGACGTGCTCGCCGCATCCGGCCGAGACCACGGCCGTTGTTACGGACGTGCTTGCCAAGCGTGAGGACCTTGAACTGCTGGACGCCGGGCAGGCGTTGGACGATGTCAGCCTTACCGGAAATCTTGGTGCAGGTCATGACCTCACGGCCCAGCTATGGCCGCACGTTCACCAAACGGATGCCATGTTTATGGCACTCATCCGCAAAAAGCCGTAGCTGCCGTAACCCGGTTTCCCATTCCCACCCACCCGAAGGGGCTGCTTTGTCTCAGTGCTGTATCAACCCGAGCATCCTGTCAGCGGATTTCGTCAACCTTGAGGCGGAACTGCAACGGATCAGCAATGCCGATGCCGTCCACGTGGACGTTATGGACAACCATTTTGTTCCCAACCTGACGCTGGGCCTGCCCGTGGTGCAAAGGATCCAAGCAGTCAGCCCGGTTCCGCTGGACGCACACTTGATGATCTCCGACGCCGACCGCTGGGCGCCTGCCTACGCGGACGCCGGCGTCGCGTCGGTGACGTTCCACGCCGAAGCTGCCATGGCGCCGGTCAAGCTGGCCCGCGAACTGCGCGCCAGGGGGTCCAAGGCCGGCATGGCCTTACGTCCCGCTTCACCCGTGGAGCCTTACCTGGACATGCTCAGCGAACTGGACATGCTGTTGATCATGACCGTGGAGCCCGGATTCGGGGGTCAGGCATTCCTGGACATTACGTTGCCCAAGATCCGGCGTGCGCGGGCAGCGATTGAGGGGTCGGGGATCGGCGTCGCCATCCAGGTGGACGGTGGTATCACTGAGGAGACCATTGCGCGCGCGGCTGAAGCCGGCGCGAACGTCTTTGTTGCAGGCTCGGCCGTGTACGGGCATCCAGATCCCGCGGAGGCGATCGAGAAGCTTCGTGCAGCAGGTCAAGCCGCTGCTTGGACAAACGGCTGACGACCGTCACCACATGTTACGAAAATGGCCCGGGAATAGCCCGGACATCTTTGTAGTTGTGGCAGAATAACAACACACATACGTGCTCCGGGGTCGGTGTAAGTCCGAACCGGCGGTTATAGTCCGCGACCCGCGAGCCACTGGAGTCCAAGAAATTGGACGTTCGGTGGCAGACGGTTGAACTGGTGAAATTCCAGTACCGACAGTTAAAGTCTGGATGGGAGAAGCACGTACAGTCATGCCTTGGGCGTCCCTTTCGCGACGCCCGGCATTGCGCTGTCGTACACCCCCGGAGTCATCGCGGCTTACTGGGAAGGAACGGCATGGACTTTCTGCGATGGCTCTTCGAAGCACAGATCCCCGTTGGAGGATCTGCTCTTGTCTTACGCGAAGTGCTTGGAAACATCTTTGGGCTACTCAGCGCCCTCGGCGGTATGCGCCGAAAAGTCTGGGCTTGGCCAATCGGCATCGTGGGTAACATCCTCTTGCTCACGGTCTTCCTGGGCAACGTATTCGGTGCCGCAGCACCGGCCACGCTGTGGGGACAGGCCGCCCGCCAGATCATGTTCATCGCAGTGGCTGTTTATGGCTGGTACCGGTGGCAGCAAGGCCGGCAGTCGGGTACCCAAGGGCGTGCAATTGTCCCCGGTTGGGCCAGTAACAAGGTCCGCTTCGCGCTGATTGGTGCGATGGTGGCGGGCACGGCTGCACTGACGCCCGTGTTCGACGCCCTTGGCTCCTATCCGCCCGTCTGGGCAGACGCATGGACCTTCATGGGGTCCCTGCTGGCAACCTACGGCATGGCACGTGGATGGACTGAATTTTGGTTGATTTGGGTGGC
The sequence above is a segment of the Arthrobacter sp. StoSoilB22 genome. Coding sequences within it:
- the rpe gene encoding ribulose-phosphate 3-epimerase, producing MSQCCINPSILSADFVNLEAELQRISNADAVHVDVMDNHFVPNLTLGLPVVQRIQAVSPVPLDAHLMISDADRWAPAYADAGVASVTFHAEAAMAPVKLARELRARGSKAGMALRPASPVEPYLDMLSELDMLLIMTVEPGFGGQAFLDITLPKIRRARAAIEGSGIGVAIQVDGGITEETIARAAEAGANVFVAGSAVYGHPDPAEAIEKLRAAGQAAAWTNG
- the fmt gene encoding methionyl-tRNA formyltransferase, which translates into the protein MRVLFAGTPAVAVPSLDALVKAGFQIVAVLTRPDAPVGRKRVLTPSPVAARAMELGIEVIRAAKVDAETTQRIAEFAPDVAAIVAYGGIVPKAALGVPTHGWVNLHFSLLPAWRGAAPVQRSIIAGDDVTGAATFQLEEGLDTGPVFGTLTETVRPEDTAGDLLERLSISGAVLLSQTLSAIDTGQAAPQPQTGEISLAPKLTLDDGRLDWQQPALALNRRVRGVTPEPGAWTTLDGQRVKLEPVTLRPDIKDLPPGSIKVDGKSVLVGTGSHAVELGRIQPAGKKMMSPADWARGLATPERVVFE
- the pnuC gene encoding nicotinamide riboside transporter PnuC, with translation MDFLRWLFEAQIPVGGSALVLREVLGNIFGLLSALGGMRRKVWAWPIGIVGNILLLTVFLGNVFGAAAPATLWGQAARQIMFIAVAVYGWYRWQQGRQSGTQGRAIVPGWASNKVRFALIGAMVAGTAALTPVFDALGSYPPVWADAWTFMGSLLATYGMARGWTEFWLIWVAVDIVGVPLLFSAGYYASAVMYLFYGFFTLTGFFVWWRAEKRERAGRDAEPVVAAVSAGALQ
- a CDS encoding transcription antitermination factor NusB, with product MSESGRRGPNNSGSRDGGGAGNRDSQGNRGARSESKRNAQGRERNRGPQRGFTNNAPSQRTRRADPARLVAFEVLRAVASEDAYANLVLPARIREHRLDRRDAGFATELSYGALRGQGTYDAILARCVDRPLEQLDPAILDALRIGAHQLLSMRVPAHAALDQTVGLARAVIGAGPSALINAVLRKVTAHTMGEWLEIVLDDESDETKIAALRHAHPEWIVRALRQSLVNHGRPKSEIDALLEADNAAPVVNLVALPGLGNLDEAFDHGATAGELVEDSALSAGGDLGRFESVRRGTTRVQDVGSQLVARALAGVELGNSPAQSERWLDLCAGPGGKAALLAALAHRDGATLLANEPAPHRAKLVQQALSAVPHEAWTVRTGDGREVGAEQPETFDRVLVDVPCSGLGALRRRPESRWRRSPADIGDLGPLQRDLLKSALDAVRPGGVVAYVTCSPHPAETTAVVTDVLAKREDLELLDAGQALDDVSLTGNLGAGHDLTAQLWPHVHQTDAMFMALIRKKP